From a region of the Haematobia irritans isolate KBUSLIRL chromosome 4, ASM5000362v1, whole genome shotgun sequence genome:
- the LOC142236716 gene encoding acetyl-coenzyme A transporter 1: MSLRRRQNSKESLAIPQNDNDGQHEKTDIRGDRGNILILLLLYILQGIPLGLIAAVPMLLQNRGASYKQQAEFSFAYWPFSMKLLWAPIVDACYIKRFGRRKSWLIPCQYLIGMFMLFLSWQVDRWLGGNGTDPNVPLLTALFFMLNFLAATQDIAVDGWALTMLKRCNVGYASTCNSVGQTAGYFLGYVAFIALESKDFCNSYLRVVPKDEGMVTLPEFLWFWAWCFLLVTTIIAIFKKENLPKHKDDGSRYTEEHEMNIYESYKILLDMVRMRPVQILAGILLTVKVTFAACDAVTSLKLIDAGVPKEKLALLAVPIIPLQIILPWVVSRYTNGPRPMEVYVKAIPYRIIFAGIATLIAYLTPFMISGGEVPLYYYVLLVVNYGIYQIFLYCMFVAVMAFFAKISDPAVGGTYMTFLNTLSNLGGNWANTAILWLVDVLTWKECVNGDETISKSNKCLNKQETQDCNAAGGECQIVFDGYYIESIVCIVYGVIWLLCMRKWINYLQSLPNKSWLVVKTNKTTIQHKKS, encoded by the exons ATGAGTCTGCGACGTCGACAAAATTCAAAGGAGTCTCTCGCGATACCGCAAAATGACAATGATGGGCAACACGAGAAGACGGACATACGAGGTGATCgaggaaatattttaatattgttgCTATTATACATTTTGCAAGGGATTCCATTGGGCTTGATTGCAGCCGTGCCAATGCTATTGCAAAATCGTGGTGCCAGCTACAAACAACAGGCAGAGTTCTCTTTTGCATACTGGCCATTCAGCATGAAATTATTGTGGGCACCTATAGTGGATGCGTGTTATATTAAGCGTTTTGGTCGACGCAAATCATGGCTAATTCCATGTCAATATCTAATTGGAATgttcatgttatttctatcatgGCAAGTGGATCGCTGGTTGGGCGGAAATGGCACCGATCCAAATGTACCTCTTCTGACGGCACTATTCTTTATGCTGAATTTTCTGGCAGCTACTCAGGACATAGCCGTTGATGGTTGGGCTTTAACCATGTTGAAAAGATGTAATGTGGGCTATGCATCAACTTGCAACAGTGTGGGTCAGACTGCTGGATATTTTTTGGGCTACGTAGCTTTTATTGCTCTAGAATCGAAGGACTTTTGTAATTCATATCTACGTGTAGTTCCTAAAGATGAAGGTATGGTAACATTACCAGAATTTCTCTGGTTTTGGGCATGGTGTTTCCTGTTGGTTACCACAATTATTGCTATATTCAAGAAAGAGAATTTGCCCAAACATAAAGATGATGGATCTCGTTATACGGAAGAACATGAAATGAATATTTATGAAAGCTACAAAATTCTTCTCGACATGGTACGAATGCGCCCCGTACAAATTTTAGCCGGCATTCTATTAACCGTAAAGGTTACATTTGCCGCTTGTGATGCTGTAACTTCGCTCAAACTAATAGATGCTGGAGTACCAAAGGAAAAGTTGGCACTCTTAGCTGTTCCCATTATACCATTACAAATTATTTTACCTTGGGTTGTTAGTCGCTACACTAATGGCCCAAGACCAATGGAAGTATATGTCAAAGCTATTCCATATCGTATTATTTTTGCTGGCATTGCTACACTTATAGCCTATTTGACACCATTTATGATATCAGGTGGAGAAGTGCCATTATATTACTATGTCCTTTTGGTAGTCAACTATGGCATATATCAAATATTCCTTTACTGTATGTTTGTTGCTGTAATGGCGTTTTTCGCTAAAATATCCGATCCAGCTGTGGGTGGAACTTATATGACATTTCTTAACACACTCTCAAATCTGGGAGGAAATTGGGCTAACACAGCCATATTATGGCTCGTTGATGTACTTACATGGAAGGAATGTGTAAATGGAGATGAAACAATATCCAAAAGCAACAAATGCTTAAACAAACAAGAGACACAG gaTTGTAATGCTGCTGGTGGCGAATGTCAAATAGTTTTTGATGGCTATtatattgagtccattgtgtGTATCGTATATGGTGTAATATGGTTGCTTTGCATgcgaaaatggataaactatctaCAAAGTCTACCCAACAAATCCTGGCTAGTGGTTAAAACGAATAAAACAACAATTCAACACAAAAAGAGTTAG
- the LOC142236717 gene encoding cold shock domain-containing protein CG9705, translating to MSEAPCTPEKLVPGHPGKPPLSRNSSCGSPNSTLQLPSPIITKRTRTASTSARAMENPIVTGIVKSFNRTKGHGFIKPNDGGDELFCHISDIEGEYVPMEGDEVRYRLCAIPPKNEKFQAVHVKIINLTPEVHHRWEE from the exons ATGTCTGAGGCCCCATGTACACCGGAGAAACTGGTTCCCGGTCATCCCGGCAAACCACCACTAAGCAGAAACAGTAGTTGTGGTTCTCCAAACTCGACTCTTCAATTGCCGAGTCCCATAATTACGAAACGTACTCGCACTGCATCCAC GTCGGCACGTGCAATGGAAAATCCAATTGTTACCGGCATTGTAAAGTCATTCAATCGTACAAAGGGTCACGGCTTTATCAAACCAAATGATGGTGGTGATGAACTATTCTGTCATATATCTGA caTTGAAGGAGAATATGTACCCATGGAGGGGGATGAGGTTAGATACCGTTTATGTGCTATACCTCCAAAAAATGAGAAATTCCAAGCTGTTCATGTTAAAATTATTAACTTGACTCCAGAGGTCCATCACAGATGGGAGGAATAA